ATTTGCCAGAAGAGATGCTTTTATCCATCATTCTTCCCTCAGTCTGATCAGGTAAGGGATGTTGCGGTTTAGCAATGCAAAATCTTAATGAATGCCTTTCGGAACTCAACATTAAATGTGGTGTATATGATGGGATTTACAGCGCTATTCACGTAGCCCAGCCAAGTGAAAGCATTATACACCTCAGCGGGAACTTTGCAttttgtgcagtgtgtgttcaAGATATGTGTAATGAAAAATGGCAGCCAGCATATGATGAATACACCTGGAGAGATACGAGAGTAAAGAGGATATATCAGAAAAGGAGAAGACGAGTCCAAAAAGTGAATAACAGAGGCTCTTATATGGGACATCTAAACATGGGGAACATCTGGAGGAGTTGGACTTCAAGTACTACAAGTGCCAGATTGATTTCCTTTCATTGCATCACTGTCCGCCTTGTTTTCAAGCTgaagatggaaataaaaatacaagtaGAGGCAGTCAAGGACGTAAGATGACTGGGGTCTTTGCAAAAGATATTGATATTATACAATACAGAACAACCCTCTGGTAAATTAGAACAGAGTCTTAATGGGCTTGAACGGTCCCCCACTGGTCGGACTTTATGGttgctgcatgttgttttgCATGTGCAAAGTTGATAACAAAAACGTTGTGGAAATGCTAATTTCACATAGTGTGACTTCCACTTTGATGTGCATATTCACATAAAACAGCATTCGATTTAACTTTAATGTCTGATTGTAAATGATGCATGCAAATAGtacatttaagaaaaacttACCAAGGACGATGGCTAACATCTGAGTGgccttcttctctttctgctggGAGATCTTTCTCTTGCTCATGGTCTTCACAGAGGTCTGAGTCTTGCCATTGGGTAAGGCCTGCGTCTGGAAGGCTTTGGCCACAACAGGACTTGGATCCCCCAGGGCCTCCTTTGTAGGATCTCCgttcttttctgctttctggCCTTCCTCGGGGGGTGTGGGAGGTGTGGAGGTGGGGCTAGCGTTGGCCTTGTTGGGCATCAAATGCTGGTGGCTGGTGGCCGGAGTGTCTGCAAGAGcacactgaggctgctgctgctgctgctgctgcttctgtttctggCTGCTGCCACTGTTGTTCAGCTCATCCAGCTCCAGATCTTCCCCCTCGTTGACTCCATCTTTGATGAATATCTGAGCAAGGTCAGGATGACCAGAAAAACATGGATTCATATGGTAATTTTTCATTTAGGTTATTGCACAATGggtgacatttaaaataatagGAAATAGAGAACAAATGATCACGCTTTCTTTAATTTAGGTTTGCTGTGCTCACAGAGGCAGAAAGGTTCCCTTTCATGGCATATTTTCTCtgagaaatggaggaaaactTCAAGGTGACACCTTGCTAAATCTTTCATGGTCAAAACAAACTGTTTCCAACAATTAaactttttagaaaaaaatgtaaacaaaagaatgggaaaaaaagcacacaccACTTTCTTCTTGTTGACAGGAAAACTCCCATTAGATTTAACAATCACGGTGCACAACCTCACATCCTCTGGATGAGTGCATTTAtcctgaaatgaaaacagctgtgtcaGGCAAGGAGAGGGTACAATGTCAAAGCACGACTGACAAAAGGGCTGTCTAAGCACAGGTTCCACTGCCTGCCGGGTCAAATGAGGCTGCATCTAGCACTGGCATAGAAAGGCTGTTTAGCAAGAATCTGATCTGCAGCTTCAACTGAGGCTGCAGGTCTATTAACCTGACAAAGTTAAAAACCGTCAACTGAGATAATTTCACAAAGATGCCACAAACTCACCCAACAGTTGGCAGTAAGTGTGAAACTTTGATTACATTATGTTCTTTTACTCCATAAAGACAATGTACATAATCCGATAAAATGCTGCCATATCACGACTTCATGGATCATATGCTGTCTAAACTCCCATTTGAGTTATAAATCTTGGccctgaacaaacacacacacacacacacacacacacacacatacagaaaacacattgtAAAGCCATGCATGAACATGAGTGATGTTGTGCACTGGATCAAAGGCATTACTTGGGTTCCTGTGCAGAGTCCATTGAGTTTCACTATGTCAGTAAAATCAATAACCAGAAAAGCTAAGGGTCATTAGAGGGCCATTATAATTAAAGTTAGGTGATGGTTTTCAATGGTGAAACATGCCAGTAAAggtaacattaacattaaattgGTCTCCTGGATGGAACCAGTTATTGAGTATTTCCTTTGCGTATAGGTGGAAggaaaacacttaaaatgctTTAGGTGTAACTGAACCTCACCCTTTTAATCTCTTGCCTTGaatgttttcttcttgtctgGGTTTTCCTCTCTAACAGTATGCTGTTACCTAATACAACGCCTGTCCATAAAACCATCAAATATAATTGGGTTGAAACTTATTGATTGAAggatcataaaaaaacaaatggttgAAACAGACATTGTTCGAAAATGCTCAGTAAGTACAGACAGATTAAGAACTAATAAAGGTGTGAATCAATTCTAGTTTCATATTTAAGCTGGAGCAGCTCACCTTCAGGGAAGTGGCCACATCAGCGTTGGCAGGCTGACATACACGCTGCTTTGGTTTTGTGTTTACACGTTTTCTGCGCTTCCGCAGGACCACGTAAATTTGCACATAAACCAGCAGCGTGATGATGAAGGGAACATAGAAGGACACGATGGACGAGTATACCACAAAGGCCGGATTGGCGATCACACAGAGAGACTCATCCCGAGTAGCTGTGGAGATAAGCACAGGGTGAATAGAGGCTTCAGGCTCCATATAATGTTCCATCCAAAATAGTTCTTTTGTCGTGTTTTTTGTCAATGTGACTCTCGGAAAACTTTCTACTAAAAAAATCCCCCCTTTCCCCTCCCATTCACTCAGACCATTGCAGTTATTTTTATTCCAGCCAACTGCACTAAGCGCTGCCTTATACCTCATCCAGGATGCTGCCATAGGGCTTTTATCTGGCACCAAATACAAAGTGATCAAATCACCCCAATTTCCAACTCCCTTTAAtggttgctgattaattttagattttactgatttactTTCAACGCCAGCTAGATTTGGCCTGAGCTACatcacttttcatttctcttcacaccagaacacacacaatgaggagACAGTCTTTGGACAGAAACGTCCTGTATCTGGACTCAATACCAAAATGAACCCTAAAGACAGcttttgattattatttattacttagGATTATTACTTTGGCAGCAACTTAGATTGCTGCCATATGGCACAAATAACAACTGGGTTGTCCTGTACTGTGGATGTCACAGAAAGTGTTAAAGCTGGGGCAGGCAGTTTACTTTTTGGCATCACTGGGCAAATATTCCATGAAaacctttcagcatattgtaTTCCAAGTGGTCTCAGAGAGGACTAGACTTCTGCACCCCCTCTTGGGTGGGTCTGTTTTCAGTGCTTTAGAAACTCtagcctgtgatgttagacttTGGCCCATCACAGGTCCTTTTAGAGAGAACGCATTCCTATTGAACATTGACTCAGATGTGCATGCGCGTCCCTTTGGATGGCAGTGAAAGCCTGATTTAATGGCGaaaaatcctgcagaaaaagttgctATTTGTTGCACTGGCAACAACTGTCTACACTTCAAAATAACCCAAAAAGGGAAGACTTATCAAAGCGAGACTCTAAAAGTGCAACTTCACTTTGAAGCTGataacttcattttcctgcaaTATCTACATTTCAGTGGTTTGTTCTGTAcgtagatttaccatgaaagcgGGTGATGAGTGGCTTTGATGAATGCTACTAATAGTTTAGCCTTCCCATACCATAGCCAAAGGCTTGTGGCCATGGCAAATtcttgttcatgtttatgttaGCTAAAGTTAGAGCCTCCAGTAGCAGTATATTATCTCCAAGGGCTTTACATGTCTACTAGTTCTTAAAGAATACAGGACGGCAATTCTCATAAATTATTTTCCTGAGCATACGAAGTGTATGCATATGCAGTGGGCGGACAGAGGGGGTgcagaggagagctgcaggaggagaactTCTTTGCCTTTTCCAGAGAACTGCCACCTGAGCTCTAACAACTTGCTATTCTCTCACTTCcagggtggctgtggctcagcggcAAGAGCGGGTTGGCCATTAAAGAGGAACACCAACTTTACATATGAAATACTGTTTACTCTTCAGGAGGAGACCTACTAAAAACAATTGTATGACATCCTCTGTAGCTCTGCAAGTCTGAAAAAATAACCCTTTGACATTTGACTTTACCAGAAGTCCTGTTCTAGAAACTTTAGGTctagagtttgaatgaagtggGCATTATGGTTACTGTTGCATCCAGTGGTTTTATAGCATGACCCATGCTAGAGACTGGATATCTCGGCCTCTGCTGCTTAAAGTGTGTGCACTTTAGGTAATAGCTTTGGGGAAAAGCACGATATGGCCGGGCCTTTGCTGTTAGGGCCCCTCAGCTGTGAAACTCCTTGTCTGCAGATCTAAGACCTCTTTCAGATCTCCATTTAGAAGAATAACTTTTATGTGATGGCTTTTCCTTTGTCGCtatttgttgtgctttttactctGTTCTATCTATCGATCTAAAATTTggatcttatttatttattttctgtagtttgtttttataGTAAGGCAGattgtaactttgtttttgaaatgtgctatataaataaagttattatcattatcatatcatataCAATGCAATCAATTTACACACAAACCTGAGAaatattgtaaatgttaaaCTTGCTATAGCTTACAAAGAAATCTTGATTGCTTTAGTCTCAGTGGTTCCTGCTGGTAGTCTTCCATGTTTCCTGTAGCTTACACTGGCTAGATCTATAGCAAATGCCCACTCGAAAACGGCTATGAGACTGACAAATCTAAACATCTGAGTCTCAGCAGAATTGATATTACATCAAGGCACTCAAAGGGATGAGGGAAGCTCTAAAGTGACAGGGTGCACGCCACAGGAACTGGTCAGCAACAAGTCCAAAAAGCCCTTAACTGTAATCCTCCATTCAAGCCCAAGTTCTGTGGGGTAAGCAGCCTGAAAGGCAAAGCTTGCTAACAGCAGTTACATGTCaacatgaaataatgttttactgACGGGAGAAACTGTCTGTTGATTGCTCATATAAACCACGAGAGTGTGCTTCCCATTAGCTTTAGCTGTAAATGGGCACTGTCACTGACGTTGACATTCTGCATTAGTGCGATAATCATGCAAATATGATACATCAGATAACGATTGTATCAacaatgtatactgtatgtgtctacAATGTAcatactgcactgtactgtatagTGGATGTACTCATGAATAAtagagagcagagcagatatGTATCATACTCTTTCTTACCTGTGTTATTTAGGCCAAACAACAGGGGACATGATATGGCGAAAGACAGCACCCACACCACAGAGATCATTACTGTGACCCGTCTGCGGGAACTGTAGCGAGTGTTGTACAGCATTGGCATTGCAACTGCTGTGTAActgcaaggaaaaaaaaaaaaaaagccattttagCTTGAAAACATGACAACTTTCAACATGATAAGAGTGAAGTTATAACAAAAATGTCATACACTTATATGGTTTGAACCCATTCATGTCATTTT
The Pempheris klunzingeri isolate RE-2024b chromosome 4, fPemKlu1.hap1, whole genome shotgun sequence genome window above contains:
- the drd2a gene encoding dopamine receptor D2a, which encodes MDVFTQYAYNDSFYDNGTWNFNETDQEHKHPYNYYAMLLTLLIFVIVFGNVLVCIAVSREKALQTTTNYLIVSLAVADLLVATLVMPWVVYLEVVGEWRFSKIHCDIFVTLDVMMCTASILNLCAISIDRYTAVAMPMLYNTRYSSRRRVTVMISVVWVLSFAISCPLLFGLNNTATRDESLCVIANPAFVVYSSIVSFYVPFIITLLVYVQIYVVLRKRRKRVNTKPKQRVCQPANADVATSLKDKCTHPEDVRLCTVIVKSNGSFPVNKKKVIFIKDGVNEGEDLELDELNNSGSSQKQKQQQQQQQPQCALADTPATSHQHLMPNKANASPTSTPPTPPEEGQKAEKNGDPTKEALGDPSPVVAKAFQTQALPNGKTQTSVKTMSKRKISQQKEKKATQMLAIVLGVFIICWLPFFITHILNTHCTKCKVPAEVYNAFTWLGYVNSAVNPIIYTTFNVEFRKAFIKILHC